The bacterium genome contains the following window.
CCGACAGGACGCGCCGCAAGCCCTCTACCGCAACCCGTTTCTGGCAGACGCGATGGTCGAGCTGAACTTGATCGACACCCAAGGCGGGGGCATCAAGCGCATGTTCGAGACTCAGCGGCGACGCTCGTTCCCGCTGCCGGATTATGACCTGACCGAGCCGGGGCGGGTCGCCGTGAGCCTAACGGGTCGGATCCTGGACGAGCGCTACACGCGGCTCCTGATGGAGCGCACTGACTTGGTCCTCGGTCAGGTCATGCTTCTTGACCGGGTGCAGAAGGGGCAGAGGATTGGCCGGGACGAGCACCGTGGCCTGAAAGCCGCCGGGTTGGTCGAGGGCCGCTATCCGAACCTGATTGTGGCCAGTGCCGTCGCAAGGGCCGCCGGCGACGCGGGCCGACACATCCGCGAGCGGGGTTTCGACAAGCAGTACTACCTCGACCTGATCTTGGCCCTTGTGCGCGAACACGGCCCGGTGACGCGCAAGGACGTTGATCAGCTTCTCATGCCGAAGCTGCCGGACCGATTGACCCCGGAGCAGAAACGGCACAGGATCCACAATCTCATGCAAGAGCTGCGGCGGGCGGGGAAGATCGACAATCTCGGCTCCCGCGGTCAACCGGCGTGGCATGCCCTCAAGGAGCTGGGCGAGGGGTAAGCAAAGGAACCAGCGAGAACGGCCGCCAACTGGACCCTTGAAGATGCCCGCCTTGACACTAAGTGCTTGTCGATCCTTGCGTTGTGTCTATTGCTAGATCTGGACGCGGCCGTTCTGTTTAGCAAAGAGCTTAGCAAAGGGCCGAGCAAAGGGCCGAGCAAAGACAGCCCAGCTCTCCGGCCGCGGGACCGTGGCACGAAGTCTCTATCGGGGCCTAGCCGAGCTTGGTTGATGGGAAGTTGATGGAGCCGAACGCCGGCAGAGCGACAGAGGTCGTCCGATGAGCACTGACACCAGCGAGCGCGGCCTCGAGCGGCTGATCTGCGCCTCCCTCACCGGCTCGCCCTGCGATCCCGGAACGATCCCCGCCGGCGCCTTCCGCGAGCGCCCGGCCGCCTACAGCGCCGGCTGGATTTGCGGGCGCCAGGAAGATTACGACCGCGAGTACTGCATCGACCTCGCGCAGCTCTCGGCGTTCTTGCGCGAGACGCAGCCGGCGGTGGCCGACGCCCTCGATCTCGGCCAGGAGGGGCCCACGCGGCGCAAGTTCCTGGCGCGGCTCCAGGGCGAAATCAGCAAGCGCGGCACCATCGACGTACTGCGTCACGGCCTCAAGCACGGGCCGCACAGCGTGGACCTCTTCTACGGCACACCCTCGCCGGGCAACGCCAAGGCCGTCGAGCGCTACGCCGCCAATCACTTCAGCGTCACCCGCCAACTCCGCTACAGCCGCGACGAGGCGCAGCGCGCCCTCGACCTGGGCCTCTTCATCAACGGCCTGCCGGTTGCCACCTTCGAGCTGAAGAACAGCCTGACCAAGCAGACGGTCAGTGACGCGGAGCAGCAGTACCAGCGCGACCGCGACCCGCGTGAGCGGCTCTTCGAGTTTGGTCGCTGCATGGTGCACTTCGCCGTGGACGACCACGAGGTGCGCTTCTGCACGCACCTGAAGGGCAAGAGCTCCTGGTTCCTGCCCTTCAACCAGGGCTGGGACGACGGCGCAGGCAACCCGCCGAATCCCAACGGCCTCAAGACCGACTACCTGTGGAAGCGCATCCTCACGCGCGATGGGCTGACCGACATCCTCGAGAACTACGCCCAGATCGTCAAGACCAAGGACGAGCGGACCGGCAGGAACAAGACCGCGCAGATCTGGCCGCGCTACCACCAGCTCGATGTCGTTTTCCGGCTACTGGCCGACGCGCGGGCGGGCGGCGCCGGCAAGCGCTACTTGATCCAGCACTCGGCGGGCAGCGGTAAGTCGAACTCCATCGCCTGGCTCGCCCACCAGCTCATCGGCTTGAAGAAGGACGACGGGGCGGTTTTCGACTCGATCATCGTCGTCACCGACCGCAAGATCCTCGACCAGCAGATCCGCGACACGATCAAGCAGTTCGCCCAGGTGGGGGCCACAGTGGGCCACGCCGAGCACTCGGGCGACTTGCGCCGGTTCATCGCCGAGGGGAAGAAGATCATCATCTCCACGGTGCAGAAGTTCCCCTTCATCCTCGATGAGATCGGCAGCGAGCACCGCGGCCGGCGCTTCGCGATCATCATCGACGAGGCGCACTCGAGCCAAGGCGGCCGCACCTCGGCCGCGCTGTCGCGGGCGCTCTCGCCCGAAGGCGCCGAAGAGGACGATGATACCTTCGAGGACAAGATCAACCGGTTGATGGAGGCCAAGAAGCTGCTGCCCAACGCCAGCTACTTCGCCTTCACCGCTACGCCCAAGAACAAGACGCTTGAGATCTTCGGCGCCCCCGAGCCGCCGGTCGACGGCAAGGTCAAGCACCGGCCCTTCCACAGCTACACGATGAAGCAGGCGATCAAGGAAGGGTTCATCCTGGACGTGCTTGCGAACTACACACCGGTCGAGAGCTACTACAAGCTCGTCAAGAAGATCGAAGGCGATCCCGAGTTCGACACGAAGAAGGCGAAGAAGAAGCTGCGGCGCTACGTTGAGAGCCACGACCACGCGATCCGGCTCAAGGCCGAGATCATGGTGGACCATTTCCATGAGCAAGTGCTCGCCCGGAACCTGATCGGTGGCGAGGCGCGCGCGATGGTGGTGACCAGTGGCATCGAGCGCGCCATCCAGTACTTCCACGCCATCCGTGACTACCTGGCAGAGCGCAAGAGTCGCTACCAGGCGATCGTGGCGTTCTCAGGCGAGCACGAGTACGGGGGCGTGAAGGTCAGCGAAGCCTCGCTCAATGGCTTCCCCTCGGGCCAGATCGCGGACAAGATCCAGCAGGACCCCTACCGCTTCCTCGTCTGCGCCGACAAGTTCCAGACCGGCTACGACGAGCCGCTGCTGCACACGATGTACGTGGACAAGGTGCTCTCGAGCATCAAGGCCGTGCAGACGCTCTCCCGGCTGAACCGTGCGCATCCGAAGAAGCACAGCGTCTTCGTGCTCGACTTCATGAACGATGCCGACACAATCCAGGCGGCCTTCGCCGACTACTACCGCACGACGGTCCTGGCCGAAGAGACCGATCCCGACAAGTTGCACGATCTGAGAGACGCCCTCGACGGCTACCAAGTCTACGATGCAACGCAGGTGGACGAGTTGGTGGCACTCTACCTGGGTGGGGCAGAGCGGGACCGTTTGGATCCCATTCTCGACGCCTGCGTCGCCCAGTACATCGGCTCACTCGAGGAGGACGCCCAGGTCGACTTCAAGGGCAAGGCCAAGGCCTTCCTGCGTACTTATGGCTTCCTCTCCGCGATCTCCCCCTACATCAATGCGGAATGGGAGAAGCTGTCGATCTTCCTGAACTTCTTGGTGCCGAAGCTACCGGCGCCGATCGATCCCGATCTCGCCAAAGGAATTCTCGAAACGATCGACATGGACAGCTACCGCGCAGAGAAGCGGGCGGCGATCAGCATCCTGCTTCCCGACAAGGATTCCGAGATCGAGCCCATCCCGGGCGCCGGGGGCGGCCATCTCCTCGAACCCGAGATGGACCGCCTCTCCAACATCGTGAAGACCTTCAACGACCAGTTCGGCCACATTCAGTGGAGCGATGTGGACCGCGTGCATCGGCTGATCACGGAGGACATACCGAACCGGGTGGCGGCTGACAAGGCCTACCAGAACGCGAGGCGGAACTCGGATCGTCAGAACGCGCGCATCGAGCACGACAAAGCCCTCGTGCGAGTGATGACGGCGGTGCTGAATGATGATACGGAGCTTTTCAAGCAGTTCGTGGACAACGAGGGCTTCCAGCGCTGGCTGAAGGACACCGTCTTTGGGCTGACCTACGATGTGCCGGCAGCGAGTCCGCCGCCTTCCGTCTAGCTGTAGCGCGGGCCCTCGCCGGCTTCCCACCGGAACGGGTTGAAGTTCGTCCCGCGGTCGTAGACGTCCACGCCCTCGCGGCGCTTGAGCACGCCGACCACCCAGTAGGTCACTGGCGTGAGCGCTACCTCCACGCCGCACTTGAAGAGGTAGTTCGTCACCACCAGCGGCACCCAGAGCGCGGGCAGGAAGCCCGGCACGCCGAGCCAGGTGGCGATCGAGACGAACAGCACCGTGTCCAGGCCCTCGCCCACCAGCGTGCTGCCGATCGTGCGCGTCCAGAGCCAGCGCCCGCGCGTGGCGATCTTGAGCTTGGCGAGCACGAAGGAGTTCGCGAACTCGCCGGCGAAGTAGGCGACCAGGCTGGCCAGCACGATCGCGCCGCTGCTCACGCCGCCGAGGATCGCCCGGTAGCGCTCGTCGCCGATCGCCGTGCGCCAGCTCGCCTCGCCGGGCAGCCAGCCGATCAGCCAGAGCAGCCCGCTCATCAGGGCCGCAGCGAGGAAGCCGAGCCAGATCACGCGGCGGCTGCGCCGATAGCCGTAGACCTCGGTGAGCAGGTCCCCGAACAGGTAGCTCAGCGGGAAGAGCAGCGTGCCGCCGTCGAAGATGAGCGGCGTGCCGAAGAGCGCCACGCCCCAGTCGATGATCTTCGCCGACGAGGCGATGTTGCTCACCAGGAGCACGGTGACGAAGAGCGCGACGAGCAGGTCGAAGTAGCGGTAGCGCATCGCTGCCTAGCCCGCGCCCAGATAGGCGGCCGCCACGGCCGGATCTTCGGCCAGCTCGGCGGCCGGACCCGAGCGCACCACGCGGCCGGTCTCGAGAATGAAGGCCTGATCGGCGGCCTTCAGCGCCAGCCGCGCGTTCTGCTCGACCAGAAGGATGGGCGTCCCTGCCGCGTGGATGGTGCCGATGATCTCGAAGATCATGGCCACGAGGATCGGCGAGAGCCCCAGCGAGGGCTCGTCGAGCAGGAGCACGCGCGGCGCGGCCATCAGCCCGCGGCCGATCGCGAGCATCTGCTGCTCGCCGCCCGAGAGCGTGCCCGCCGACTGCCGGATGCGCTCGGCGAGTCGCGGGAAGAGCCCGCAGACGCGCTCGAAATCGCTGCGGATGCCCGCGCGATCGCGCCGCCGCCAGGCGCCCAGCTCCAGGTTCTCGCGCACCGTGAGGTTGGCGAAGATGCCGCGGCCCTCGGGCACGTGGATCACGCCACGGCGCACGATCTCGTGCGGCGCGAGGCGCGTGATCTCCTCGCCCTCCAGCCAGATGCTCCCCGCCGCGGCGCGCTCGAGCCCCGAGATCGCGCGCAGAGCGCTCGTCTTGCCGGCGCCGTTCGCGCCGATCAGCGTGACGATCTGCCCCGCCTCCACGCGCAGGGAGATGCCGTGCAGCGCCTCGATGGCGCCGTAGCGCAACACGAGCTCGCGCACTTCAAGCATGCGCGGCCTCCGGGCCCAGGTAGGCCTCGATCACCTTGGGGTCGCGGCGGATCTCCGCCGGCGTGCCCTCGGCGATCTTGACGCCGTAGTCGAGCACCGCCACGCGCTCGCAGATGCCCATCACCACGCGCATGTCGTGCTCCACGAGGAGCACGGCGAGCGCGAACTCGCCGCGCACGCGCTGGATCAGCGCCATCAGCGCGTCCGTCTCCTGCGGGTTCATGCCCGCGGCGGGCTCGTCGAGCAGCAGCAGGCGCGGGCCCGTGGCCAGCGCCCGCGCCATCTCGAGCCGACGCTGCAGGCCGTAGGGCAGCATGCGCGCGGGCCAGTCGGCGTACTGCGCGAGCTCCATCAGCGCGAGCATCGCGCGGGCGCGCTCGGTGATCGCCGCCTCCGCGCGCGCGTGGGCGGGGCTGCGCGTCACCGCCGCCAGCACGCTGTTCGCCGCGCCCTGGTGGCAGGCGATGCGCACGTTGTCCAGCACCGAGAGCGCGCCGAAGAGGCGGATGTTCTGGAAGGTGCGCGCGACGCCCAGCCGCGCGACCCGATGCGGCGCCCGGCCGCCGATCGACTCGCCGCCCAGCAGCAGGCGGCCCGCCGTCGGCGGGTAGATGCCCGTGATCGCGTTGAAGACCGTCGTCTTGCCGGCGCCGTTGGGGCCGATCAGCCCCACCAGCTCGCCCGCGCGCACCGTGAGGTCGAGCTCGGCCACGGCTTTGAGGCCGCCGAAGGCGATCGTGAGGCCCTCGATCTGGAGGATCGCGCTCACGACTCGGCCCCGGGCGTGGGCGCGCGGCGTCCCGGCCAGAGCCGCCGCAGCGCGCCGTAGCGCGGCTCGCCCGCCCCGAAGATGCCCTGCGGGCGCAGGAGCATCAGGAGAATCAGCAGGAGCGAGTAGATCACCATGCGGTAGGCCTTGATCGGCCTGAGGAACTCGGGCAGCAGCGTGAGCAAGATAGCCGCCGACACCGAGCCCGTGAGCGAGCCCATGCCGCCCAGCACAACCATGATCACGACCTCGAAGCTCTTGAGGAAGCTGAAGCTGTTCGTGTTCAGGTAGCGCAGGTAGTGCCCGAAGAGCGCGCCCGCCATGCCGGCGAAGGCCGCGCCCACGGCGAAAGCCAGCACCTTGTAGCGCGTCGTCGAGATGCCCAGCGACTCGGCCGCCACCTCGTCCTCGCGTACGGCGAGCAGGGCCCGCCCGTGGCGGGAGCGCACCAGGTTCCAGTGCACGGCGAGCGTCAGGCCGACCAGCAGGTAGACCCAGAAGAAGCTCGTGTAGCCGGGGATGTTGTTCAGTCCGCGCGCGCCGCCCACGGCGTCGATGTTGAGGATCACCACGCGGATGATCTCGCCGAGGCCCAGGGTGGCGATCGCGAGGTAGTCCCCGCGCAGGCGCAGCGTGGGGATGCCGATCAGAAGCCCGGCCAGCGCGGCCGCGCCGCCGCCGATCGCGAGGCCGAGCACGAGCATCAGCGCGGCGCCCGCGCCGGGATCGGCGGGCGTGGCGCCCAGCGCGCCCAGGATCCCCGGCCCGAAGCGGATGGCGAAGTAGCCGCTCGTGTAGCCGCCGATCGCCATGAAGCCCGCGTGCCCCAGCGAGAATTGCCCCGTGAAGCCGTTGATCAGGTTCAGGCTCACGGCGAGCATGATGTTGATGCCCGAGAGGATCATCAGCCGCTCGGCATAGGGGTTCACGAGGTGGGGGAAGAGCTTCTCGAGCGCGAAGAGCAGCAGGACGAGCCCGGCCGTGAGCGCGCCGCGCAGGAGGAGCGCGCGGCGCATCAGACCTTCTCCGTCACGGCGCGGCCGAGCAACCCCGCCGGCCGCACGAGCAGGATGATGATCAGGAGCGCGAAGGCGATCGCGTCGCGATAGGTCGAGGAGACGTAGCCCGAAACCAGGGTCTCGGCGAGGCCGAGCACGAGGCCGCCCAGCATGGCGCCGGGGATGTTGCCGATCCCGCCCAGCACCGCCGCCACGAAGGCCTTCAGGCCCGGCATCAACCCCATCAGCGGGTCGATGCGCGGGGTCGAGAGCGCCACCAGCACGCCGGCCGCGGCGGCCAGCGCCGAGCCCAGCGCGAAGGTGAAGGTGATGATGCGATCGGTGGGGATGCCCATCAGGCTGGCCACGTCGCGGCTATACGCCAGCGCCCGCATCGCGCGCCCGATTGGGCTGCGGTAGACGATCAGGCTCAGGCCGACCATCAGCACGAGCGCGCCGCCGAGGACGAGGAGCTGGTGGCTCGTCGTCAGGGCGCCGCCCGGCAGCCGCACCGAGCGCGCGGCGAAGATCTGCGGGAAGAACTTGGGGTCGGCGCCGAACACCAGGATGCCGGCGTTCTCCAGGAACAGCGACACGCCGATCGCCGTGATCAGCACCGTCAGCCGCGGCTGCCGGCGCAGCGGCTTGTAGGCCAGCCGCTCGATGATGATGCCCAGCAGGGCCGCCCCCGCCATCGCGCCGAGGATCACGGCCAGCGCCGCTGCCGGCGGCGCGCCGCCGCTGGACATCCCGAAGGCCGCGACGAGGTAGTAGGCGATGTAGGCGCCCACCATGTAGACGTCGCCGTGGGCGAAGTTGATGAAGCGCAGGATGCCGTAGACCATCGTGTAGCCCAGGGCGATCAGCGAGTAGATGCTGCCCCAGGTGATGCCGTTGACGAGCTGCTGCAGAAGTTCCTGCATCGCCGGCTAGCTCCCGATCCGTTCCCGGAACCGGAACTGGCCGTTGCGGATCTCGAGCACGACGGCCGGCTTGATGGCGTTGCGGTTCGCGTCGAGCGAGATCTCGCCCGTCACGCCGGAGAAGCCCCGGGTCGCGGCGATCAGATCGCGCAGGCGGGCGCGGGCGGCGGCACGGGCGGCCGCGTCGCCACCGGTGCCGGCCAGCGCGGCGAGCGCCTCCGGATCCGCGGCGGCGAGCTCTCGCAGGCAGTGCACGAGCAGGCGCATCGCGTCGTAGCCGAGCGCGGCCATGGCGTCCGGCGACTCGCCGAAGCGCGTGCGATAGCTGCTGATGAAACCCTGCACGACGGGGTTCGGGTCCTCGGTCGAGTAGTGGTTGCTCAGG
Protein-coding sequences here:
- a CDS encoding transcriptional regulator; translation: RQDAPQALYRNPFLADAMVELNLIDTQGGGIKRMFETQRRRSFPLPDYDLTEPGRVAVSLTGRILDERYTRLLMERTDLVLGQVMLLDRVQKGQRIGRDEHRGLKAAGLVEGRYPNLIVASAVARAAGDAGRHIRERGFDKQYYLDLILALVREHGPVTRKDVDQLLMPKLPDRLTPEQKRHRIHNLMQELRRAGKIDNLGSRGQPAWHALKELGEG
- a CDS encoding type I restriction endonuclease subunit R, coding for MSTDTSERGLERLICASLTGSPCDPGTIPAGAFRERPAAYSAGWICGRQEDYDREYCIDLAQLSAFLRETQPAVADALDLGQEGPTRRKFLARLQGEISKRGTIDVLRHGLKHGPHSVDLFYGTPSPGNAKAVERYAANHFSVTRQLRYSRDEAQRALDLGLFINGLPVATFELKNSLTKQTVSDAEQQYQRDRDPRERLFEFGRCMVHFAVDDHEVRFCTHLKGKSSWFLPFNQGWDDGAGNPPNPNGLKTDYLWKRILTRDGLTDILENYAQIVKTKDERTGRNKTAQIWPRYHQLDVVFRLLADARAGGAGKRYLIQHSAGSGKSNSIAWLAHQLIGLKKDDGAVFDSIIVVTDRKILDQQIRDTIKQFAQVGATVGHAEHSGDLRRFIAEGKKIIISTVQKFPFILDEIGSEHRGRRFAIIIDEAHSSQGGRTSAALSRALSPEGAEEDDDTFEDKINRLMEAKKLLPNASYFAFTATPKNKTLEIFGAPEPPVDGKVKHRPFHSYTMKQAIKEGFILDVLANYTPVESYYKLVKKIEGDPEFDTKKAKKKLRRYVESHDHAIRLKAEIMVDHFHEQVLARNLIGGEARAMVVTSGIERAIQYFHAIRDYLAERKSRYQAIVAFSGEHEYGGVKVSEASLNGFPSGQIADKIQQDPYRFLVCADKFQTGYDEPLLHTMYVDKVLSSIKAVQTLSRLNRAHPKKHSVFVLDFMNDADTIQAAFADYYRTTVLAEETDPDKLHDLRDALDGYQVYDATQVDELVALYLGGAERDRLDPILDACVAQYIGSLEEDAQVDFKGKAKAFLRTYGFLSAISPYINAEWEKLSIFLNFLVPKLPAPIDPDLAKGILETIDMDSYRAEKRAAISILLPDKDSEIEPIPGAGGGHLLEPEMDRLSNIVKTFNDQFGHIQWSDVDRVHRLITEDIPNRVAADKAYQNARRNSDRQNARIEHDKALVRVMTAVLNDDTELFKQFVDNEGFQRWLKDTVFGLTYDVPAASPPPSV
- a CDS encoding queuosine precursor transporter; the encoded protein is MRYRYFDLLVALFVTVLLVSNIASSAKIIDWGVALFGTPLIFDGGTLLFPLSYLFGDLLTEVYGYRRSRRVIWLGFLAAALMSGLLWLIGWLPGEASWRTAIGDERYRAILGGVSSGAIVLASLVAYFAGEFANSFVLAKLKIATRGRWLWTRTIGSTLVGEGLDTVLFVSIATWLGVPGFLPALWVPLVVTNYLFKCGVEVALTPVTYWVVGVLKRREGVDVYDRGTNFNPFRWEAGEGPRYS
- a CDS encoding ABC transporter ATP-binding protein, which gives rise to MLEVRELVLRYGAIEALHGISLRVEAGQIVTLIGANGAGKTSALRAISGLERAAAGSIWLEGEEITRLAPHEIVRRGVIHVPEGRGIFANLTVRENLELGAWRRRDRAGIRSDFERVCGLFPRLAERIRQSAGTLSGGEQQMLAIGRGLMAAPRVLLLDEPSLGLSPILVAMIFEIIGTIHAAGTPILLVEQNARLALKAADQAFILETGRVVRSGPAAELAEDPAVAAAYLGAG
- a CDS encoding ABC transporter ATP-binding protein — encoded protein: MSAILQIEGLTIAFGGLKAVAELDLTVRAGELVGLIGPNGAGKTTVFNAITGIYPPTAGRLLLGGESIGGRAPHRVARLGVARTFQNIRLFGALSVLDNVRIACHQGAANSVLAAVTRSPAHARAEAAITERARAMLALMELAQYADWPARMLPYGLQRRLEMARALATGPRLLLLDEPAAGMNPQETDALMALIQRVRGEFALAVLLVEHDMRVVMGICERVAVLDYGVKIAEGTPAEIRRDPKVIEAYLGPEAAHA
- a CDS encoding branched-chain amino acid ABC transporter permease gives rise to the protein MRRALLLRGALTAGLVLLLFALEKLFPHLVNPYAERLMILSGINIMLAVSLNLINGFTGQFSLGHAGFMAIGGYTSGYFAIRFGPGILGALGATPADPGAGAALMLVLGLAIGGGAAALAGLLIGIPTLRLRGDYLAIATLGLGEIIRVVILNIDAVGGARGLNNIPGYTSFFWVYLLVGLTLAVHWNLVRSRHGRALLAVREDEVAAESLGISTTRYKVLAFAVGAAFAGMAGALFGHYLRYLNTNSFSFLKSFEVVIMVVLGGMGSLTGSVSAAILLTLLPEFLRPIKAYRMVIYSLLLILLMLLRPQGIFGAGEPRYGALRRLWPGRRAPTPGAES
- a CDS encoding branched-chain amino acid ABC transporter permease — translated: MQELLQQLVNGITWGSIYSLIALGYTMVYGILRFINFAHGDVYMVGAYIAYYLVAAFGMSSGGAPPAAALAVILGAMAGAALLGIIIERLAYKPLRRQPRLTVLITAIGVSLFLENAGILVFGADPKFFPQIFAARSVRLPGGALTTSHQLLVLGGALVLMVGLSLIVYRSPIGRAMRALAYSRDVASLMGIPTDRIITFTFALGSALAAAAGVLVALSTPRIDPLMGLMPGLKAFVAAVLGGIGNIPGAMLGGLVLGLAETLVSGYVSSTYRDAIAFALLIIILLVRPAGLLGRAVTEKV